The genomic stretch TGATATAGATACCATAAATGCGTCCCGAATAAATCGGGAATTTTTGCATATTGCGGAGGAAGAGGGGTTTGTTAAAAGAGTATCAGATGACCAACCTAAAACCTTTATACTGGCAGAAATTGATAAAAAAACGGTGGTGTTTTTGTCACCTATTTCTTCTTCTACCCTTCTTAAAAGGAGTTTGTTTATAGATGGAATTGCTTTAGATAGCAAAGAGGCGGAGGGAACATGGGATGGAGCAAAATAAGAGAAACAATGGAGCCGTATACGATGAGACTCAAATACAGGTTTTGGAAGGGTTAGAAGCAGTTAGAAAAAGGCCCGGAATGTATATAGGGAGTACAGGCATCAAAGGCCTCCATCAGCTTATTTACGAAGTTGTGGATAATAGCATTGATGAGGCTATGGCTGGCTTTTGTGATTACATACATGTTATAATTCATA from Caldicoprobacter guelmensis encodes the following:
- the remB gene encoding extracellular matrix regulator RemB, encoding MILHLGGDVVVSTKNIIAIFDIDTINASRINREFLHIAEEEGFVKRVSDDQPKTFILAEIDKKTVVFLSPISSSTLLKRSLFIDGIALDSKEAEGTWDGAK